One part of the Mariniblastus fucicola genome encodes these proteins:
- a CDS encoding AAA family ATPase yields the protein MATAPSTETNPQTQKTVDFIKRIRERVATVVVGQDVVVERTLISLFTGGHLLLQGVPGLAKTLLVSVLSKTVDLDFARIQFTIDLLPSDILGSEILDQRTNEFKILKGPIFTNLLLADEINRAAPKVQGALLEAMQERKVTIGNETFGLPAPFLVIATQNPIEQSGTFELPEAQLDRFMLCHRLNYPTPDEEKEVLRRNASLGITRQDKGAIAKTEFDILDKKPVGTPEELIEAMQAVQEVHISDVFIDHVVELVNRTRIHPALEVGCSPRAGIALLKSSRARALINGRDYVIPEDMYSLAGDVILHRIRLNYEALADGLTGESVLQSIMNEMGLTASTIA from the coding sequence ATGGCGACGGCACCTTCGACAGAGACCAACCCGCAAACGCAGAAAACGGTTGACTTCATTAAACGCATTCGCGAACGGGTTGCGACCGTTGTGGTTGGGCAAGACGTCGTGGTGGAACGGACTCTGATTTCGCTGTTCACAGGTGGTCACCTGTTGCTGCAGGGTGTGCCCGGTTTGGCAAAGACGCTACTGGTTTCTGTTTTATCCAAAACGGTGGATCTGGATTTCGCGAGGATTCAATTCACGATCGACCTGTTGCCTTCGGACATTCTGGGCTCCGAGATCCTGGACCAGCGGACCAACGAATTCAAAATCCTCAAAGGTCCCATCTTCACGAACCTGCTGCTGGCTGACGAAATCAACCGCGCGGCTCCGAAAGTTCAGGGCGCGCTGCTGGAAGCCATGCAGGAACGCAAAGTCACGATCGGCAACGAGACTTTCGGGTTGCCAGCTCCATTCCTCGTGATCGCGACCCAAAACCCGATTGAGCAAAGCGGAACGTTCGAACTACCCGAAGCTCAGCTTGACCGATTTATGCTTTGCCATCGGCTGAACTACCCGACTCCCGACGAAGAGAAAGAAGTCCTTCGTCGCAACGCATCGCTGGGCATCACGCGACAGGACAAAGGTGCGATCGCGAAAACAGAGTTCGATATCCTCGACAAGAAACCCGTCGGTACGCCGGAGGAGCTGATCGAAGCGATGCAAGCCGTTCAGGAAGTTCACATCAGCGACGTGTTCATTGATCATGTCGTTGAACTGGTCAACCGGACGCGAATTCATCCTGCTTTGGAAGTCGGCTGTTCGCCGCGGGCCGGAATCGCGTTGCTAAAATCGTCACGAGCTCGCGCGTTGATCAATGGACGCGACTACGTGATTCCGGAAGACATGTATTCGCTTGCCGGCGACGTGATTCTGCACCGAATTCGACTGAACTACGAAGCACTTGCCGATGGACTGACGGGCGAATCCGTCTTGCAAAGCATCATGAATGAAATGGGGCTGACGGCGTCAACGATCGCCTAG
- a CDS encoding IS5 family transposase, which translates to MSIEYPSSLSDDQWRLLRRLIPPAKLRGRKRIDRRQIVDAILYWCRTGCQWRLLPDCFPNWNTVYGVYRAWRIDGTWQRIHDRLREKVRRKEGRKPTPTAAIIDSQSIRSAEGGELRGYDAAKRITGRKRHILVDTLGLVMVVVVHSADLQDYEGAHLVLENIRQKFRRLRVIFADSIYGRADLPEFLKQWYRVILQTVKRPVEAEGFVVLPKRWIVERTFAWLGKFRRLSKDYERLTQNSETVIRIAMIQFMLNRLEK; encoded by the coding sequence ATGAGTATTGAGTATCCCAGCAGTCTCAGTGATGATCAATGGCGATTGCTTCGTCGTCTGATTCCGCCAGCAAAACTTCGCGGCCGCAAACGAATCGATCGGCGTCAAATTGTCGATGCGATATTGTATTGGTGTCGAACGGGCTGCCAGTGGCGGTTGCTTCCGGACTGCTTTCCGAATTGGAACACGGTTTATGGAGTTTATCGAGCTTGGCGTATTGATGGGACATGGCAACGCATTCACGATCGTCTTCGCGAAAAGGTACGCCGCAAAGAAGGCAGGAAGCCAACGCCAACAGCAGCCATCATTGATTCGCAAAGCATTCGCAGTGCTGAAGGAGGAGAATTACGCGGGTATGACGCGGCGAAACGAATTACCGGACGAAAGCGTCACATCCTGGTGGATACGTTGGGGCTTGTGATGGTCGTTGTTGTCCACTCGGCCGATCTACAAGACTACGAAGGTGCACATCTTGTTCTTGAAAACATCAGACAGAAGTTTCGTCGGCTTCGAGTCATCTTCGCGGACTCGATTTACGGGCGGGCTGATTTGCCGGAGTTCCTGAAGCAATGGTATCGTGTCATCTTGCAAACCGTTAAGCGTCCGGTCGAAGCCGAAGGGTTCGTTGTCTTACCCAAGCGATGGATCGTTGAACGGACTTTCGCATGGCTTGGAAAATTCAGAAGGCTCTCAAAGGACTATGAAAGACTGACTCAAAACAGCGAAACTGTCATACGAATCGCAATGATTCAATTCATGCTAAACAGGCTGGAAAAATAA